Proteins co-encoded in one Pogona vitticeps strain Pit_001003342236 chromosome 9, PviZW2.1, whole genome shotgun sequence genomic window:
- the PEF1 gene encoding peflin, with protein sequence MAASYPYGQGYPGPARQAPGAPQGSYPGGQYGGGMPPGGPYGGSAPGGPYGPPSGGGPYGHPSGAPPGGMYGGGSAPGGPYGQPSTNPYGAPQPGAYGAGGPGGNVPPGVDPEAFAWFQSVDTDHSGYISNKELRQALVNSNWSAFNDETCLMMMNMFDKTKSGRMDLYGFSALWRFIQQWRNLFQQYDRDQSGCINSNELHQALSQMGYNLSPQFSQLLVSRYSQRGPKPGIQLDRFIQVCTLLQSMTEAFREKDTAMTGSARLNYEDFLTMSATRML encoded by the exons ATGGCAGCGAGCTACCCCTACGGACAG GGCTATCCTGGACCTGCCAGACAAGCTCCGGGGGCTCCCCAAGGCAGCTACCCTGGGGGCCAGTATGGAGGAGGAATGCCTCCCGGTGGCCCCTATGGTGGGTCAGCCCCTGGAGGTCCATACGGCCCACCATCTGGCGGAGGGCCTTATGGCCACCCTTCTGGGGCTCCTCCCGGTGGCATGTATGGAGGAGGATCTGCACCAGGAGGGCCCTACGGCCAGCCCTCTACAAATCCATACGGTGCCCCCCAGCCTGGAGCCTATGGGGCAGGAGGTCCTGGAG GTAATGTCCCTCCAGGGGTAGATCCAGAAGCCTTTGCCTGGTTCCAGAGCGTAGACACCGACCACAGCGGTTACATTTCAAACAAGGAACTCCGGCAGGCCCTTGTCAACTCCAACTGGTCGGCCTTCAATGATGAAACTTGCCTGATGATGATGA ACATGTTTGATAAGACGAAGTCTGGGCGGATGGACCTTTACGGGTTTTCAGCCCTGTGGCGCTTCATCCAGCAGTGGCGGAATCTATTCCAGCAGTACGACCGCGACCAGTCGGGGTGCATTAATAGCAATGAGTTGCATCAAG CTCTCTCCCAGATGGGATACAACCTGAGCCCCCAGTTCTCCCAGCTGCTGGTGTCTCGATACTCTCAGAGAGGCCCCAAACCCGGCATCCAGCTGGACCGCTTCATCCAGGTGTGCACGCTGCTGCAGTCGATGACCGAAGCCTTCCGGGAGAAGGACACCGCCATGACCGGCAGCGCCCGGCTCAACTACGAAGACTTCCTCACCATGTCAGCCACTCGCATGCTGTGA